The Capra hircus breed San Clemente chromosome 25, ASM170441v1, whole genome shotgun sequence nucleotide sequence TTGGATttcttgctttgttgttgttgttctgaggTCTCTGAGGTCCTCTGCATATTGTCTCCTAGGTACCTCCTAGGGAGGTACCTGTCCCATGTAGGACAggaggtcacaaggagttgaaGAGGGAACAAGTTTTCCGTTTCTTCCTCTTAAGAGCAGGAAACTGCCCCCGAAGCACCAGCAAATCCCTCCATTCTCATTGACTTGAATTACATCACAGCCTCTTTCATAAACCACTCCCCTGTAAGGAGTGGAAATACTCCTTACCGATGGACCATCCAGATGGACACTCCTGAGGTAGGAGTCCGGCCAGCTTCCCCAGTGCGATGGCCGCATAGAGTTTGCCTGAGCACCAGCAGGGTTCTCTAGGAAGGGCTGCAGGTACGGGCACAAGTCCTGTCTAGAACGGAAAGTCTGTGAGTCTTCAGTTCTCCAGGGACCCTGAGGCAGGCTCTGGAGTCCAGCGGGGCTGGCTTTGAACTCTCACTGTCGCTATCTGCAGGGTAGACTTAACAAgctgcttaacttctctgagcctcagttccttcaTGTGGGTTCTAGTAGTGGTTATAACAGGGCTGATGTTGGAATTCACTGAGACAATTCACAGGAAGTGAATATTAGAGCGCATAGTGTCATTTTCGTATCGGTTAGCTCTCGCTGTATAACAAATCATCCCCAAATTTAGAAATTTTGATGATGCCAAGTCTCCTCAAGGCAAACAGGCTCTGAGCATCGCTGGGTGCCAGGCTGGGTGGGAAGGCCTCTCTGCTCTGTGTCATTGGCTGTCTCCATGTTTTAGGTGTCACTGTGGGGGAAGCGGTCTCGAGGCCAGGAACCAGCCAAGTGCCCGTATGTATATGAACTTAGATTATAGCCTATGTAGGATTTGAAAGGGGCTGGAATTAGGGTGGGGGGCCCCATCTTGGAACTGGAGTCACACCCTCCTTGATGTCTGCCTTTCCTTCCTGGGTGTTCAGCCCTTGTCCTGTGACACTGGGTTTTGAGgggtggcagggggaggggtggtCTGAGTAGGTCAACTGCCAACTGAGCCCCCTGAGTTTCATTGGTTGGGGGGGTGGTCAGTGAACCCCTTTGGGATGCCCAGTCTGTCCTGAGCAAGGCTGATGGTGGTAACAAGCAAGGCAGCTGTGCGTGCATGcttactaagttgcttcagttgtgtccgactctttgcgaccctgtggactaaactgtagcccaccaggcccctctgtccaagggactctccaggcaagaatactggagtgggttgccttgccctcctccaggggatcttcctgacacagggatcgaacccacatatctgatgtctcctacactggcaaggcgggttctttaccactgtcgcCACCTGGGGAGTTGATTAGAGGTCAGACAAGAAATCCTGGCAAGGCTTTATTAGAGCCCCTGCTGCAGTGGGGAGCAGGGGTGGAGAACAAGCAACAGGTTCCCTTGCTCACTAGCCAGGGAGGGGCGAATTGGTTCATTAtacagggtgagggtgggggtgtgtCCAGGGCTTGGGCTGGAGAGGTGGCATAGGTGTTTTGCCTGATTCTCTGGTGGTGTGGTGTGCAGGGGGCATGCAGAGAACCCTGCCTTTGTTCCTGACACCGTTTTTGCTCCCaactcttcagaagtggcagttgagGTTTggggtctttttgtatcttttgtccaTCACTTGCCCCAGCTGCAGCACGCACACAGTTATTTTTACTTCCATTTAGTTTCTTAACATTTTGCTGCTCAAGGAGAGGTTTGTTCCAGTGCAGCAGTGCAGCAAagtgtcccaggtcccagcctgtctcagcaTCAGTTCAGGGTGATTTTGAGCTGGGCTTTGAAGGGTGAATAGGAGTTTTTCAAGAGGAGAAAGTGAACTCTGATTAAACTTTGTTTTTGTAGACACTGGAAGACTTGTCTTGCCAAGCTCCTGCCCTGTTTACTGGAGCATGGCATGGAAAGGGATGAAGACTTCTCTAAGGCTGCTAGAAATGGGCCTTCCCAGGGTCCTGGGAAAGTAGCATGGTGCCCCGTGGAGGTCAGCAAGACGATCCTCCGGCCAGAGAGCATCAGCGTGGTGCGGTGCGTGGAGCTGTTTGAGGCCCaagtggagaaggaagaagaggaagtggAGGAAGATAAAGGGAGCTTCTGCCCATCACCTGAGAATAGCGGGGGCCTCTtccaggagggcagagaggacaTCGCGGCCCGGCTGACAGAGAGCCTGTTCCTGCACCTTCTCAGAGATGAGACTGGGGGCTTTAGTCCACAAGGTGTGGAGTCCTGCCTTCATCCCCCTTTAGAAAATGCGAATGCTCAGAGGCCCTGGGCCGAGTTCCCAAGGGTGGGGCCCCAGGAGGCATCCTCTGAGGACAAGGAACAGCCTCTGAGCCCAGAGTCAAGTCCTCCGGCCACTGCAACCCAGAAACCAGCCAGCCTGCCTCTCCCAGAGACGCCCGCCGTCATCTCAGACAACCCCGCTTACCGCAGCTTCAGCACCTTCCTGAGCCAGTCCTCGGGCCCTGGAGAGCTTGACTCGGACCCACAGCTGGCCGAATGCCTGGGGGAGGTGGACCCCGACATCCCCGCCACCCCCCAGCCAGAACCGGAAACTTGGGAGCAGATCCTGCGTCAGAGGGTCCTCCAGCACGGGGcggcccccggccccgcctcGGCCCCTAGCAGCGGCTACCGGGAATTTGTGCAGGCGGTGAAGGAGGGCGGCGCCCGGGACAGCGGGCTGGCCGGCTTCGGGCCCTCCGAAGAGGCCGGCTACAAGGCCTTCTCCAGCTTGCTTGCCAGCAGTGACAGCTGCCCTGCGACTTCTGGGGTTGAGCCCAGCAGCGGGGAAGGGGGCTACAAACCCTTCCAGAGCCTCTCTTCTGCCTGCCCCGGGACCCCTTCCCCCATTCCCATCCCCCTGTTCACTTTTGGCCTGGACCTGGAACCCCCTCACAGTCCTCAGGACTCAGAGTGGCCTGAGTTGGAGCCAGCGGTCAAGGGAGACGACGGACAGAAACCCTTCTTCGCCCCGGTGCCAGCCACAGACCCTCTCAGGGATGACCTGGGCAACGGCATCGTCTACTCAGCCCTCACCTGCCACCTGTGTGGCCATCTGAAGCAGTGCCACAGCCAGGAGGAAGCTGGCAAGGCTCAAATTGTGGCCAGcccctgctgcggctgctgctgtgGGGACAGGTCCTCGCCTCTGCTGAGTCCGCTGAAGGCCCCGGACTCCCCGCCCCAGGGAGCTCCACTGGAGGCCAGCCTCTCTGCGGCCTCCCTAGCACCCTTGGGTGTCTCAGAGGAGGGGAAGTGCCCTCTGTTCAATGCCCCCAGCCATGCCCAGAGCTCAGGCCCGGCTCTTGCAGTGCTCTCCCCAGGGCCCACGTGCATGGACGCCTCCTAGGCGCATGCCTGCTCCTTGCTGACGTCTACGGGAGAGAGGGGGCCTTAGTCAGGCCTGCGAAATGCCTCCCCCTGGAAGGCCGCCAGGCTGGCAGAgttctggaagactctgggaactCTGGAGTGAAGTTGTCAGATGCTGGGTCTACAGGGACCGGGCGCCCCCAGCTCCCTTCGCTGGCCCCGGCTCACCACCTCCCATGGGAGGGGGGGGCTCCAGGCAGCTGTGCCCACAGAGGCACCTGCAGTCATCTGGAGATTCCCTGAGCACCTTAGCTTGTGCACGAGCTGTTGGCCACTTCATCAGTTCACAGCTGTGCCAGCAGACGGTTCCTGTCATACTCAAGGCATATTCTGTCACTCTGCTATCCAGTTCTTGCCCAGACTCTGGAGTAGCTACCGCCATCTCTCTAGATTGGATGCTGAGCCTAGAAACTCACCAAGCCAACAGGGGAATTGACTTGGGAGGCCTTGGGAAATTGAGGTCCAAGAAGGGTGGTTATCTGCCCAGAGATGTCTATTCATTCAGCAGAAGTTGACACTGGGGGCAAGGTCTGAGCTGCAGAGGGGTGATTAATTAAGTGGAGTTAACCAAGGACATGATAAATTGTGATTTCTGAGACGTGACAGCTTGTGGCCAGCTTCCCACGCAAGGCTGGGATTCCTGTTAGGCATTGGATCCCCAGAGAAGAGGCATGCCTGGCGACCTTGGGGCAGGCGTGTGCCCCCAGGGATGCAGTTGCTGGCATCACTGCTTCAGAAGGTGTGGCTCAGGTCCCCTGAACCAGCGAGCTGGGGCGACCAAGACGCTGACACCAGGCACGTCACCCACACATCATTAACTACCACCTCAGGTTGAAGAATGCTTGTTTGTGTGCATCTCAAAAATTATTTCATCACTTGGTGTTTGTGTTTGCTGAGGAGGGTGGAATGGGAAGAGACGGAGTTTTGTATAAATAaagtttctttatctctttcccctccccccccaccatTTATTAAACAAACATCCTGCCAAGCATCCTTGAGACTGTTTTATCTCTATTAGCTCACAGAATCTTTCCATCCAGAGGAACTGAGACCAGCccaagaggttaagtaacttgctgtCTCTGCTTGGGTTTCTCCGAGACCAGGATTCAAGTGAAGTTCACTGAAATAGGAGGTGATCCCAGGAAGCCCTGCTTGGAGAATGGGGAAGGGAGCGGGGAAGGGCAGGAAGCAATAGAGGTGTTATCACACAGAGTGTGAAGCGCAGGCAACAGCTGCTTCAGCCGCTGGGAGCTTCAGAAAGCCAGGCACAGCGCATGCCTCGAGGTGGGGAGCTGGGCTGTTTATCCACACACTCCCATCTGTCCTAGGTTGAAGGCTGTGTCCAGGGGCATTAACTCCCCAGCACTTCCAGCTGCTCCAGGGAAAAACGTCCAGGTTGAGAGCAGGGGGCTATTTGAGCGGCCTCTGGCACAGGGAGGAGATGTGGGCAGGGCTATACTGGCAGCTGCTACTttgccaaggtcactcagctagtgGCAGACCAAAGCTGAACCCAGGCAGGGTCACCATCGCCCAGGCCCTTTGTAGGTGATCTGTGCTTGACATCTGGGTGGTCGGTGTATGGTGTGGGCCTCAGACATGCAGGCAGGGGATCTTAATTAAGTTCCTTTGTCTGCAATCATTCTATATTTCTGAGTTGCCGCACCGACTGCGATGCTTGCAAAATGAGGGGCTCTTTGACCTGCCTTCCGCTCTGGCATTCTCCGTAACACACTATAGAGGTGATGGGGAACTCATTACCTCACATGCAGCCTGATGTTTGTGAGAACTGTCTCCTTTGTGCTGAACTCGAATCTATCCCTTTAGCTGCCTGAATCACCACCCTCCACACAGTTTGCTGATGGAGAAATGGCTCTAGAAGGAGCCCATGCAGGGAGACTTGAAAAGAGACTTGCCCATGCAGCGAGCTGCAGCAAGCCACGGAACCCAAACTAGTCCTCTGCACCTGTTGTCTTCAAGAGAGCTTTGTAATACAAtgtaacaatttaaaataaaagtaactaCTTAGGATCAAGCAATATGCTAAGTGCCATCCACTGACTATATCACAGCTCTAGCAAGCAGGTTATTATTCCAATTTTACAGATAAGGCAGCTGGCCCAGAGAGGTTGAGATTTAGcttagggtcacacagctggaaagccTGGGaactaggatttgaatccaggtctgaCTGCAGGGTTCCCAACCACCACGATGCACCATCTTATGAATAGCATGGCGCCATCTCAAATGTCAGCTCTGATCCACTTAGCCTGTGAGTCATCTTAGAAAATCGAATTTTAAAACTAAGCATCCAACAGAGAAAAAAACACTCAGGTGAGTGCTGGAGAGTTTGTTGTGTTATAAATCCAACAGGATTGAGACTGATTCGTTCTCTCCCCAGGATGTTGTGAGACCCAACTTGTCAGCTGAGGCTCATATTACAGAATCCTCTGGGCTTCGGGAAACTAGAATGGAGAAGTACACAGAGACACTTCCCATCTATTTTTTCTTACCTTGAGCACATGatgtgatcttagctccccgaccagggatcaaacccacacccccagcAGTGGTGAGTGGAggcttaaccagtggaccacctgAGAGGTCCAATCTCTTATCCAGATTTAAATCCACCCTCCCAGGTACAGGGAAGGTGGTGGGAGGCCACTGTTGTggcttccccaccccccagggaAGGAAGAAGTAGAGAGAGCAAGAAAGCCACGCATCCCACCAATGTTTACTGAGAGCCTGCTAGGTGCTAGGCGGCGTGCTGGGGTGAGGGAACAAAGTCCCTTCCCTCCTGGATCTTACAGTTCAGTGGGAGAGACAGATATTAAAAAGACAGaaggagggacttccccggtggtccagtgtttaagactccgggctcccaatgcaggttcaacccctgctcGGGGAATTAGATGCCATATACCACaattaaagattctgcatgctgcaacaaagatcgaagatccctcatacagcaactaagatccagtgcagccaaattttaaaaatagctgggAAGAtagtctggagaagggaatggctacccactccagtattcttgccttttaCTTTCCGTCTCCatggaaagtaaaagtgttagttgctcagttgtgtctgactctttgcaaccctatggactgaagccggccaggctcctctgtccatgggattccttaggcaaggatactggagtgggttgccatatctttctccaggggatcttcccaacaagggtcaaacctcggtctcctgcTACGCGGGCAGAGTTTTtactgtgagccaccagggaagccctggaaaattccatggacagaggcacaaAAAGGCATGACTAAATGACCAACAATATAaatacacaaaaggaaaaaaaaaaaaaacccacaaaccctGAACGGTGCTATGAAGAAAATAGGAGTCTGAGATGGGGGGAAGAGGGTTAACAGAGGTCTTTagggaggtgacatttgaactgagCCCTCTGTGACTGGGAGAACCAGGATGGTCTGGAGGAAGAGTATTCTAGGCAGAGAACAGACCAAAGGGCCAAGACCCCACGGCACAGTGAGTTTGGCACGTTCACATATAGGAAGATCAGCTACAGCAGTTGAGCCAGGAACATAAGGTCAGCCAGGACTTCATACAGTAAGGAATTTATATTTGGCTTAAATGCACATCAGCCCCACCCACAGGGAAACATGGTCCAGTAGACACCTCGCTTCAGTCTCCCCAGTCCCCAAATGAAATCCATCCATAAGCAGGAGTCCAGGAGAGGAAGTGGAGGCACTGGAGGTGTTCCTCCAATAGGACTCCCTCTCACCTTGCACAAGTGGAGCAGGAAGGTTCCTCCTGACAACAGCAGCTGGGGTGGTTAAAATGCTGGTTGCCGACAACTCTCACTCAGGAGTAAAGTGGTTCCCACCAGAAATGTGTTGGTTGGCACAGAGTggggaccttccctggtggctcagtggtaaagaatccccctggccaatgcgggagacacgagTTCGtgtctgattcaggaagatcccacaggcaggGGAGTaacaaagcctgtgtgccacgactATTGAGCACAGGCTGTGGAGTCTGGgagtcacagctactgaagcctgcatgcctaaagcccatgctctgcaacaagaaaagccgctgcaatgagaagcctgcacgccacaactagagagtggccctcactcaccacaatgagagaaaagcctgaaaagcaacgaagacccagcacagccagaaataagtaaatacataaaattatagcacaggggactggcTGGCCGCCAGGGTCTTTCTTGGGAATTTCTttgcaaaagatttttaaaaattcccttaaAATCTGGTCTTGACCTCCCAGGCGCTAGTCTTCAAATTAGGCAGGGATCTCTACGGTTCTTGTTAAGGCCCAGACTCTACGACTGCTCTGCCTCCTTCATCTGCCTgtgtcttcattatttttttttttttttaatttgtaaaataggAAGGATAACAAAATCTGCATTGGAAGGTCATCCTAAAGATGATCTACTTTATCACCATCTTCATCATCTCCTAGGTCCACTCCAGCCTGGTGGGGGGCACAGATGTCAAGAGAAAAAAGGTACAACCTGCTATAAGGCGagtgcagagaaacagagagcaagccgggcagtcaggcaagaaaaggaaatttattagagggaagAGAGGATGGCGGGCTCTTAGGGAGAACCAGCATTCTCCCTTCCTGATGGAGTCCTTCTTATACCCCACCagtgaaaaattctctgaagggatTATCAGGCGAGCGTaatctcctcggttctgtctcgtctcaacaaagatttgaagtgacggacattaaagctcTAGGTGAGTCAcaggtcttggacagaccgtgtcATAGCTCttagacagatcagtgttacagctcagttttatttagaaaatagcaagaAAATACACCCTTGAGGAGGCACGAGGGAATGCCAACCCAAAGacacgaagggaagagcgccCGACCCCTGGCCCTCTTCTCCTGGTTTCCCCTCCCCCGGGCCTGCCCTGCGTAAACTGGGCCAGGGGTCTGCTCGTTCTGCCCGAGGCCCTCACTCCGgccctcggaccttcctttgttctgtttccGCGGGCCTTTCCCTTCCTTgccttttagccaccgccattcagGACTCCTGTTTCCTGTTTTAACTGCCTACCAGGGATGGCGACGTAGCCGGAGGTCTGGAATCTGGCGGTCTCGCAGCTTTGAGAAGATAGGCACCAGTGAGATAACAGGATGCCATTCgggcaatttggtcagtctcaagCATCACTGTGATTTGTTCTTTGTTTGCGAGGCCGACCTAATGAGCCATCTTATCAGTGAGATCCCAAGGTGACTCTATCGCCTGCTTTAAGGAATCTATAATTCTCAGCCCCAGCTACTGCTCTGGGCTTCCTCTCATGGACTGAAAAAGAAATGTTGCCATTTCAGTCAACACAGAATGCTACCTGCCATTCTgcgctatgcttagtcgctcagccgtgtccagctccttgcaaccccatagactgtggcccaccaggctcctctgtccatggggatcctccaggcaagagtacaggagtgggttgccatgccctcctccaggggaatcttcccaacccagggattgaacccagggctctcgaattgcaggcagattctttaccgtcagaaccatcagggaagcccacaaggccAGTCTAGTAAATAACAAATGCTGCCCATCAACAAGCCATCAGTGACTGCAGCTGACAGTTTACGGTGAACAgtgtcagatttgtgatctccgAAGATTTAattttgggaccagggaccaggcttgatcactcaagagcttttatatagcagagttttattaaaatataaaaagggacagagaaagcttctgacacagacattaGAAGGGGAACGGAGAATGCCCCCGCCCCCCGCTAGTTTTAGCAAGCTGTTTTATGTCTGTTTcatcagttcaggcgctcagttgtgcccaactctttgcgaccccacggactgcagcacgccaggcctccctgtccatcaccaactcccggagtttatgtCTGTTCGAAAGTTATTAATCAGGTAAGAGAAACACACAAGGCTGAcagtttcaccaggcccctctcccacaatatgcagTTTTAAGATAGGATGCACAAGGTATGACATCCCCCAGCCATAAAGCAGTGTatatgaatactggtttgttgagctattATCAGCCAAAAGTTGGTGTTaggtggaaccattttgaagaatggagaaggcaatggcaccccactccagtactcttgcctggaaaatcccatggatggaggagcctggtaggctgcagtccatggggtcgctaagagttgggcacaactgagcgacttcactttcacttttcactttcatgcattggagaaggaaatggcaacccactccagtattccaaagcaaatacgtagtttcattaacatagcttaaggaaaacatttccataagaaaaacgcatgggttagctcaaggtttgagaaaagttaagttcaggtggaaccaggtgtcgtcATAGCAACACGAAATTTTAAGAGACAtctgcagcctatttcctccgtttggaaaCCTCTGGCCTTCCCGCCTGTTAGCTCTCTCAGCTGCCCACTTCCCCCATCCCAGGGAGCCCCGAGCCCCGAGGGAATTCAGGATGGCGAAAAACAGGATATTGACCCCTAGATAGTTAAGATGTATATCAAAGGAGTAatttcagtaagcccagactcttgcttcttcccatacagagaaaaacactaaaatcattaGTCTGAGATTCTGTTTTCGTAATTAgaagtaatcttttgatgttctacTGCACTCCCCCCCCCCCTTACTAAAACCTCCTCTATattctggctcctcccttacctctttggaacagAGCCTCAGAGCTATCTAAGAGGCTGTGTCTCTGGCTACTTAGTTCTCAGTAATGTCCCCAAATGAAACATAATTCTCTACTTTCAGGTTTTCAGGATGAAGAAAAACAGGATATTGGCCCTAAATAGTTAAGATGTACATCAAAGGAGTAatttcagtaagcccagactcttgcttcttcccatacataaacactaaaatcattagtttgaaatgtctgtttttgtaattagaagtaatcttttgatgttcaactatgtttttttttttcccctcagcaaAAACGCCTGTATAtactggctcctcccttacctctttggaacagagcctcagagctatctgagaggctacACAGAGCTATCTGTGGTTACATAGTTCTCGGTAATGTCCCCAAGTGAAAATTAAttctcagcttttaggttgtgcctttttttttttttccagtagacacTCCAAACCTCCATGGGAAGCCCCCAATAACCCCCGCTGCTTTTGGCTGATCCTGACACAGAAGACCATCCCTGCCCTCCACCCTCATGCTCTAGCTTCTGTCTACTCCTTCAGAGGTAGGAGACAGGTGGACTTCAAGCCAGACACTTACAACTAgcctcctgtttgcatttcttgaAGCCAGGAATAGATGGGCTCTGGGTTAGACATTTAGAGCCAGCCTCCTGGTTACACTTCAGATAGAAATAACAGCAGGAACAGGGTAAATAGCTGGACC carries:
- the IL4R gene encoding interleukin-4 receptor subunit alpha isoform X2, coding for MQIDNPVREDIYQLDLWAGGQLLWNSSFKPSEHVKPLAPRNLTVHADISHTWLLTWNNPYPSDNLLCSELTYLVNVSNENDPTDVRIYNVTYVGPTLRVVASTLKSGASYSARVKAWAQSYNSTWSEWSPSIKWLNYYGETWEQRLQLGVGISCVIVLAVCVSCYISIIKIKKEWWDQIPNPAHSPLVAVVIQDSQVSLWGKRSRGQEPAKCPHWKTCLAKLLPCLLEHGMERDEDFSKAARNGPSQGPGKVAWCPVEVSKTILRPESISVVRCVELFEAQVEKEEEEVEEDKGSFCPSPENSGGLFQEGREDIAARLTESLFLHLLRDETGGFSPQGVESCLHPPLENANAQRPWAEFPRVGPQEASSEDKEQPLSPESSPPATATQKPASLPLPETPAVISDNPAYRSFSTFLSQSSGPGELDSDPQLAECLGEVDPDIPATPQPEPETWEQILRQRVLQHGAAPGPASAPSSGYREFVQAVKEGGARDSGLAGFGPSEEAGYKAFSSLLASSDSCPATSGVEPSSGEGGYKPFQSLSSACPGTPSPIPIPLFTFGLDLEPPHSPQDSEWPELEPAVKGDDGQKPFFAPVPATDPLRDDLGNGIVYSALTCHLCGHLKQCHSQEEAGKAQIVASPCCGCCCGDRSSPLLSPLKAPDSPPQGAPLEASLSAASLAPLGVSEEGKCPLFNAPSHAQSSGPALAVLSPGPTCMDAS
- the IL4R gene encoding interleukin-4 receptor subunit alpha isoform X1 — protein: MGRLLSVLMFPVSCLILLWVAGSGSMRVLQDPTCFSDYISISTCEWEMAGPTNCRAELHLSYQLNFYYSEKNTCVPENRGGVGGAVCTCHMQIDNPVREDIYQLDLWAGGQLLWNSSFKPSEHVKPLAPRNLTVHADISHTWLLTWNNPYPSDNLLCSELTYLVNVSNENDPTDVRIYNVTYVGPTLRVVASTLKSGASYSARVKAWAQSYNSTWSEWSPSIKWLNYYGETWEQRLQLGVGISCVIVLAVCVSCYISIIKIKKEWWDQIPNPAHSPLVAVVIQDSQVSLWGKRSRGQEPAKCPHWKTCLAKLLPCLLEHGMERDEDFSKAARNGPSQGPGKVAWCPVEVSKTILRPESISVVRCVELFEAQVEKEEEEVEEDKGSFCPSPENSGGLFQEGREDIAARLTESLFLHLLRDETGGFSPQGVESCLHPPLENANAQRPWAEFPRVGPQEASSEDKEQPLSPESSPPATATQKPASLPLPETPAVISDNPAYRSFSTFLSQSSGPGELDSDPQLAECLGEVDPDIPATPQPEPETWEQILRQRVLQHGAAPGPASAPSSGYREFVQAVKEGGARDSGLAGFGPSEEAGYKAFSSLLASSDSCPATSGVEPSSGEGGYKPFQSLSSACPGTPSPIPIPLFTFGLDLEPPHSPQDSEWPELEPAVKGDDGQKPFFAPVPATDPLRDDLGNGIVYSALTCHLCGHLKQCHSQEEAGKAQIVASPCCGCCCGDRSSPLLSPLKAPDSPPQGAPLEASLSAASLAPLGVSEEGKCPLFNAPSHAQSSGPALAVLSPGPTCMDAS